The stretch of DNA CAGACATGACATCAGGCTCTTGGGACGGAGACAACACTGGGGCAGCATTGAGGCAATCGCAACACGAGGGAGATATTCAAAGGACTAAAGCCCAGACAGAGTCCACACAGCAAGGACTGCCCAACCCCAGAAAACCAAGTGACTGCCCGAGCAAGAGAGCATCGAAAGCGCGGCAGAGGGGAGGTGGTGTCCCTTTAAATGTGACCAAAGTGTTGTCAGTGGATCTGCCATGGCAGAGGAGCTaatccccccccagcccctctcagCCACTCTGATGGGATAATTAGATGCGAGGGCTCAGTGCAGATGATGCTGCAGTTGCTTAGCAACTAATGGTTTCCACGGCGACGGCAAAGCGCAGCCTGCGAGCAGCAAGTGAGCAgtgcagcagggcagggagcagtGCCTTCCACTCCTGCACTGATCCGGAGTCACTCCAGGCCTTGAGGTATTAGGGGAGCGAGGAGGGGGTGTCTTAAAGACACAGCATCCCTGTttccagcagcaggaagaaTGTTTGGGGTCTTTTTGAGACTGCAATTTCTGTGACTCCGTCGTCCCGCTCTCGGTGACCCCACGAGCGAGGCTGAACCACACCGCGCCTTCTCACGCAGAAGCTCGCGCCTCGATTCACGGGCCATCCTGCTGTAAGCAGCCGAATGTGAGTCCCGCATTGGTTCTCACACCCAGGGCTGAGAGgtgaacacacacacgcacacgtTTACATTGTCAGCACTGTCCCATGAGAAGCCGTGTACCCGCATCCAGCTTGGCCCTGAACCAGCAGGCAACGGGGCATTTCCTCCTGATTCTGCAGCTCCACGACACATATAAAAGTGACACCAGCAATAAAACACGAAGAGTGTCACCAGAATAACATATGAGATCGATTAACCTTAGCCAAAGTCTGTCATCTGGTATTTCCTTCAACACGACTGACTCCTCAGCTTTGTTACCGCCAACCCCTGCACCGCGCCAGCATCGCCCTGTTTCCGAGCACCGCGGCCGCGACCCGCGTCTCTTCTCACCGCGCACTGTGCTTGCTGGCAGCGCAGCTGCTGCCCCGTCACCTCGCGAGCTGAGCAGGGTCGAGCTCTGTCTGCGTTTTGATAACAGAGCTCTGGGACATGTAGGTGGGGTTGTTGGCATTGGGTGGTCTTCACCCCCTCGCATGATGCAGGGATGGCATCCCCGCCCGCTTGCAAATACAGCCGTACATGTTAAAGCTTTGCAAATGTCTCAAGCACAGAAGGGAGTGTGGAAAACTCGCATCCCAGAGACAAGCTCTGCACTCGTACCAtcctctccccagccccacacgaAGCATCTGATCCCCAGCCCGCACCGACGGCCGGTTCAGCCGCGAGCGAGGCGTCCTCCCTGGAGCCGTCCCGATCCGCCCAGCGCTTCAGGAAGGTACCAGAGCAGAGTCACCAAAAAAGTTGCAGAGCGTTTCAGACTCTGTCCCCTACGGCTTTCAAAGGCGGAAATCAAAGGGAAGAGCCGCGCTTTGTTCCGCAGGGGAGCGGCGTGAAAGGTGAGCGGCGGCGAGCCCGGCGGAACCGGTCGCTTCAGTCGCCCGCCAGCTCACCTTTGAAGTGGTTTTAAAAATCAGGGAGGAGGGGCAGAGACCCGAGTTCAGCTCTTTTACTGCAACTTCACAGAATTTGAGAACGCGGAGGGTAGGAGGCCGCCTTTGCCCCATCAGAAAAATAGCATATCTTTTCAGAGAGAACGGAATACTGCTAATAAAAAAGGCCGCGATACTCATCAAGTACATGTGCCGTGTCCTCATGTCCTGAGGCAGCTACGAacagctgtgacagcagcagcacctgcctgCGGTACCGCCGGGGCCACAGCCGGGCGCCCGCGGCGCTCACCGGCACCGCGGCCGCGCCCAGCCCGGCGCCACGGAGCGACGACTCTCACCGGTGCACGGCCTCGCGCTCcctctcctgctttttctgctgcCCCTCTGTAACAGAAAGGGCTGGTTTTAACCTCGGCCCGCGCAAACCCTGGGAGCTCTTTCTATGTTATAGTCGCAGGAGAATGGAAGTGGTGCCAACGCGGTGGGAGCCGCGCTGTGCGAGGACGAGCCAGGTGCCCAGCAAGACAGGAAAAAGTACCAATTACTTAATTGGAAATGAATCTCTGTTCTACCACAGAAATATACCTATCTATATAAAGCACACAGCTGACTGGCACGACCAATATTCACAAGCCCCGAGTCCCCCCAGGACCACAGAACTTGCTTCTGTACAAACACCATCAGCTGGGCAAGGCCAACACCTGAGAAGCAACCAAGCCTGCTCACAGTTACATCATGAATCCAAAAAGCCTTTTCTCTTTGTCTGCAAACAAATCTTCATCCAAAATGCCAGGAGATGGGAATCAGCAAGGAAAGAGAACTGCGCTTGCCCCCCAGCCCACGTCCTTAGGAATCTTCACGGAGTCCTTGTGCTCACGAGTGTGCGGGAGTAGGTGAGGCTGGTTGCCAGTAAAACCATCCACCAGCTTCCACACGGGTAACGCTCACCTGAGAGGAGCTGGCTCTGAAGAACCCAGACGTCCTGAGCCAAGACACCTCCAGCTGGTTCCCTCTGCGCCTGCAGCTCCGTCCACGACGACACTGGCTGTTGTGACCTCCCGCACGTGTCAGCAGGTTCTCTCCTCGCTTCTGTTCTGAAGCTAGAGAGAGGGGGACCAAAAAATGAGATGGCTTTAGGAAACAGGTGTGAGCTTCTGGTTAACTCATAGGATTCATCAGTCTTAGACTTTATTTGCTACAAATGGGCTCTATCAGTCTGATTCTGGGAAAGCAGGGGCAGTAAGACAGGGCTCGGGGGTTATGATGCTCTCACCCAGAATATCCAAACTGCTGGGATCAGGATTCAGTAACCAACGGGCCAGAGGCAAAATCAAggccttttctcctcttcctggACTTAGGGAAAGGTCCACAGTTGTGAccatatatatttaaaacattcttaGGCTTCAAGCTGGAAGCCAACACCTGTGCAGCGTACTGCGGGGGCCGGGCAGCCCACGGGGCGGTTGTGCTGCTTCACCTGTCGGTGTCACGGCAGCCCGCTGCCGCACCGGCGTGCGGGAGAGCTTTCCATCCCGCAGCAGCGCCAGGGAGCTCCTTCCACACCTTGTTTTGGGGAGGGCCCACGTACAactgcccagggctgctctgtgTGGGGCAATATCTTATCGTATGTTATATCCTCTCCCTCCCCGCTGTTCCTTACCAGCTCCACAGACCAGTGCAGCCTCCTCTGAGAGCAGAGCGACCTGGGGCAAGACGGGAGAAAGGAAGCTGCAGCCCTGCACCGCCCGCAGCTGTCGCTCGTCTCCCTCATTGCTCTCGGCCTAACTCGGGGCACCGGCTCTGAACCAGCTGCGGGTGATTTTCGTGGCTCCCTGTGGAATGCCAGCTCACACGGCCTCTTGTGGCCAAGCCACGCGCTCGGctctgctctggctctgcctggctgctcctgcaccGCGGCACGCAGCGCGGCGTCCTTCCCCGGGTATTCCTCTGGCTTCTCTTCGCAGCAGTGCCTTGGTTGTCAAGAGCTGTGCCTGGCTGAAGAGCAAGCCGGCCGAGATAATTCATCCACATGCAAGGTGCAGCAACCACAGGACTTGATTTGTCCCCAAAGAAATACTTTACATGGTCCTGAGGTTATTAACACTACTGCATCCAGCCTAGCACACTTGTACGAGGCTGTTGTCGAAGTACCAGAGGCTATGTGGTTGGTGAGGCATCGACGGAGGGCGCGCGTAGATAATCACAGGCTTAATGAATTACTGCGCTTCAGCCGACGTGTACGCCACTGCACGAGAGTTTCGCTGCCAacggaaaggggaaagcaacTCCGTGGTGCGACAGGTCGAGTGATAGGTGGTAAATTATTAAACTGTAGTAGCTGGGCTCTTTGCAACGCGTCTCAAGTCAAACACCAGGCTCCGGTTTCAGGAAGGGGAAGGGTGTTCACTGGGGCCGCTCAGACTGCCCGAGGAGCCGCCGGCCGAGCGGGCCCTGCTGGCGCCCGAGGAGCCCGGCGGGAGCGCGTGGTCCCGCTGGCCGCCGCTCACGAGTGGAAAAAGCCACACGGCTGTCGTCGTTTGTGCTGAGCAAGAGCCAAGCTGGCTTGATATTTGCGAAATGCCTAACGAGCGCACGCAGCACAAACTAACACGCCTGCTTTTATTGAAGAGGCAAAGCTGAGCAGGCCAGATCCTCCTCTGCCCTTTGAAAGTCACCTTTTCAAGAAAAGCTTCTTCATGTTTGACTTATTTTTCAATTGTCTGTCTCAAAAGATGCAAACACACGAAGCGCGAGAACAGTGACAGCAAAGGGTGCAGGAACGTCCGGCccagagcactgcagagcaAACCCGCGCTCTGGAAAAGCTTCTTACTCTGTTCTTCCATCAcgcagaaaaaacccaaacaactcaAACCCAAACTTTTGGTGCAAGGGTCATGGAACTCACTTTTAAGCCGAGATCCCCGCCTGGACGCCTGCCTGTGTAACCTCGTCGAGGGGTTCCTGCTCGGGCAGGGGGGGCGGACTAGAAACCAGAAACCAGCCTACGCGGTGCCGCCATCAGCTCACCTACGCCACCAGTACGGACCAGTTACTGAAAGGAGCTCCAGCTGCAGAAGTTGCAGAGAGACCGACGGCTGTCAGTCCCACATGGGACAgcactgtctgtctgtctgtctgtctgagCAGGGCCCAAAGTAAGGTGAACTGTCTTTGGACGGCAGCACTGAGATCCACTGGGGCTGCAGTTCAGACGCTCTCCTCCCATCCTGCCAGACTAGAGCACGGGCATCTTGGGCTCTTATTACATGTGAAAAGAGACAAACCAAACCATTATGTCAGGTTAAcagctggactcgatgaccttaaaggtcttttccaacccaaatggtTCTACGATTCCACAATTTAAGATTTTTGTTAGAGCTGTAGAAGGGCAGGAAAACAGCAGCGTCAGAGCACCGATAGCAGGCAGGGTCGGAAGGCAGCCGGGCGGGGCTCGGCGTGTTTCAGGGCAGCGCACAACAGTCACAACAGCGAGCGAAACAAGTCCGAAACCGAATAAAGCCCCAGACAGGGCGGGGGAGAACGGCGTTTGCcaggggcacagccccgcaCGGCAAGTGACAGGGCAGCTAGTGACACGCCAGCCCGCTGTACAGAAAACAGCAGGGGCCCCGCGGCCGGAGCGGGCCgagccgccgccccgccgggaCCGCCGGCGCGCGGCTCCGAGCGCCCGCTGGGGCGGCCCGGGCCCGGCAGGACCGCAGCCGCCGCGCCTGCGCGCTCCGCCCCGCCCGCCATGGCCGTGCTGCACTGCGCGCTGTGCCGCCGCACGTCCTTCGCGGGCCGGCGGCACCTGTACAGCGCCGGGCACCGGCGGCGGCTGCAGGAGGCGCTGGCGCggctgcaggaggaggtggcggcggcgcgggcggcggcggcggcgggcgccgTGCGGCCCCTCGAGCCGGCGGAGGACGAGCGGCGCGTCTGGTGCCTGTGCTGCGGCCGCGGCGTGCGGCGGGACGGGCGGAGCGGCGGGCTGGCGCTGCCGGGGGCCGCGCTGCTGCGGCACATGGCCGGGTACCGGggggggccgggcggcggggggaCCGCCCGGGGCGCGGGTGGCGCTGACGCAGTCCCGCAGGCCCGAGCACCGGCGGGCGACGCTGCGCTTCTGGCGGGAGCAGCGGGCGGAGGCGGCGCTGCGGGAGCGCGTGCTGGTGCCGGCCGAGGAGTGCGAGCGGCTGGAGCGGGCGCTGCAGCGGGCGGTGGCCGCGCACCGGCAGCGGGAGGACGAGCGCATCCAGGAGGTACCGCGGACCGGAGCCCCGCACCGGTACCCGCGGATCAGACCCCCAAGCCGGGACCCCCGGCCTCACCGCGCCCTCCCCGCAGATGGCGGCCGCGATCCGGGAGGCCGAGCAGCGGCAGCGGGAGACGGTGCGGGCGGCGCTGGAGGTCGGTGAGCCGTATCCTGGCCTGGCTGCGGGGACGGGGCCGCGCGCCCCACCGGTACCAGGGAGGGGTGGGGGACTCCGCTCAACACCAGGAATCTTGTTCCTTTTTCCTGAATCGCACCCAGCTTCCCCCGGAGTCCGAGCTGCGCACAGGACCTGACTGCGGCGCCCGAGCCGGACCCCAGAGGTGAGAGCCGTTCCCAAAACCGCTGCTGTCCCGCATGCACCCTGCTCGAAACGGGCAGCAGGCTCGCTCTGCTGGCACCACAGGATGCTCTCATCACCGGCATCTGCACCCGTCCCGATCCTTTGCAAACTTTTATCTAGACCATAGTCAGCACCGCAGCCACACAGAGATAACTCTCCCATCAAACACTGGTGGGTAACTAACCACCACAAAGCGCAAGCACAGCAATACCGTGCAAGCGTTTCACATGCCCTgcaacatttcttcttttccatcttGCTGCAAAGCGCCCCAAACAAATTCTGCTCCAGAAACCTCAGACAATCGTCGCCTGCCCAGCTTCGGCAGCCACTCAGCTCCCAGCTCCTGTGTTCCAGGGACGACTGCGAGGACGCGGAGCAGCCCGGCCCGAGCGGGACGCACACAGGACCCGACTTAACCCGGATGGAGCCAGGCCAGGCCTTGACCTTCATCGGCCACCAGGTAGGCCTGACTGGCTCCTGAGCGTGACTTAACTGCAGGTTACGTGTGGCACAAAGCCAAGCCAGGGCTTGCAATCTCTGTCACCAAAAGGGCGGCTCTGCAGGTTCAGGAGAGCAGCTGGCTGGGGGTTTCGGTCATCCAGGGTGATCTGCTGTTTCATTAAGTAAATGTTCTTTAACATGCCCTGAAAAAACAGATGCTCCTTAAAAATGGCAGAGAAGAGCCTCGCTCTGTCTTTTTGTAACAGAACCTGGTTTTGGAAGGGAACGCACACAACAGCTTTCAGCTTACTCTGGAAAGCATCGCTTTCTGACGGGGcctttgtgtttctgttcacaggaagcagaggggaaaggaaacGTTCACACAGGTAACTGCGCTTTGTGCCTCCCTTGGTTGCTTCCCTGCTGCAAACTTGGCTTGTAAACGTAACGGGGTGACGTAAAGCGGGGCAAAGAGACGCTTTTCCCTCTCTCGGGTTTAGGGTAACTGCAGGGGCTGAACACATTTTCCCTGTGACTTCTAGGAGCGAAACCCCCGTGGCTGACAGAGGAAGAGGATGGAAGTAGAAGAGAAATCGGACCTTCGTATGAGGAATTTCTTAAGCAAAGTGAGCAGCCTGTATACATTTCAGTCAGCCTTACGTTCGCTTTACCACACCGATCAAAGGCAATTCAGCTGAGAAACTTTTgctgaatgaaatattttcttaaggggagaagcagaagctgaaaaagctgCCGGCGGAGCGCGTGGGCGCCAACTTTGACCATACTTCTGAGACGGGCACCGGCTGGCTGCCGTCCTTCGGGCGGGTGTGGAACCACGGCAGGCGCTGGCAGTCCCGGTAAGCGCCGGGTACCGGTGCCGAGCGCAGGGTTTGGTCACGGAGCGGGCGCTGGGAGACGTCCTCCCGCGCGGGAGAGCTGCGCGACGCTGACGGGCGGCGCAGCGCGGTCGCGGAGGCTTCGCGAGGCGTGTGCGGCACCGAGGTCGCCGCGCGCGGTCCCGCTGGCGCCTTTCAACACGCCAGAAACGCGCGTCAGCTGGAGAGACGCTACAGCTCCCGAGATAACAGAAGGCAACGGAGCCGCTGTTCTGAACCACTCCGCAGCGTTCGTTGCCTCTGTCTGAGGCTGCTGTGTCCTGACTTGAACGTTCTCTCTCAGGCACCAGTTTAGAACTGAATCGGGGGAAAAGAAGAGAAGGTGATGAGGAGCCCGAAGGAAGCGCCGTGACGCACGCGGAGAGGCGGTGGCTCCCCGGTTCAGCGCTCGGCTCGCGCGTCTGGCGCGTTCGGTTCGCTGAGCTCACACGGCGTGAACAAACACGTTGAACAAAGgcatttttgagaaataaagtttgttttttaaaaagttacctGTGTTGGTAGAGCGACTGAATCTGGTTTCAGATACAGGCCCCGCGCTGGGGGCAACTcctgtcttcattttaatttatgatCGCCTTCACTTGTTCTGCCTCCCCTAGAGGACTAATTAGCTCTCAGGAGAAGAAAGGCGGTCTTAAGAGACCTCTGCTGGGGGCAATTCTTACGTTTACTTTAAACAGAACACTGATGCTCTCACGTAGGGCTACTGGTCTGACagaggctgctgcacagagatCTGTGGGCACACAGGAGGAGGTGAAATAAACACCCAAGATAACCCGCTAGCGCTCCCCTGACGTACGATGCAAGAAACGGCTTCACTTTTCCTCCTGCTAGAACTGAACC from Columba livia isolate bColLiv1 breed racing homer chromosome 24, bColLiv1.pat.W.v2, whole genome shotgun sequence encodes:
- the CENATAC gene encoding centrosomal AT-AC splicing factor isoform X1; protein product: MTLKVFSNPNGSTIPQFKIFVRAVEGQENSSVRAPIAGRVGRQPGGARRVSGQRTTVTTASETSPKPNKAPDRAGENGVCQGHSPARQVTGQLVTRQPAVQKTAGAPRPERAEPPPRRDRRRAAPSARWGGPGPAGPQPPRLRAPPRPPWPCCTARCAAARPSRAGGTCTAPGTGGGCRRRWRGCRRRWRRRGRRRRRAPCGPSSRRRTSGASGACAAAAACGGTGGAAGWRCRGPRCCGTWPGTGGGRAAGGPPGARVALTQSRRPEHRRATLRFWREQRAEAALRERVLVPAEECERLERALQRAVAAHRQREDERIQEMAAAIREAEQRQRETVRAALELPPESELRTGPDCGARAGPQSAPNKFCSRNLRQSSPAQLRQPLSSQLLCSRDDCEDAEQPGPSGTHTGPDLTRMEPGQALTFIGHQEAEGKGNVHTGAKPPWLTEEEDGSRREIGPSYEEFLKQREKQKLKKLPAERVGANFDHTSETGTGWLPSFGRVWNHGRRWQSRHQFRTESGEKKRR
- the CENATAC gene encoding centrosomal AT-AC splicing factor isoform X7, coding for MAVLHCALCRRTSFAGRRHLYSAGHRRRLQEALARLQEEVAAARAAAAAGAVRPLEPAEDERRVWCLCCGRGVRRDGRSGGLALPGAALLRHMAGPEHRRATLRFWREQRAEAALRERVLVPAEECERLERALQRAVAAHRQREDERIQEMAAAIREAEQRQRETVRAALELPPESELRTGPDCGARAGPQRDDCEDAEQPGPSGTHTGPDLTRMEPGQALTFIGHQEAEGKGNVHTGAKPPWLTEEEDGSRREIGPSYEEFLKQREKQKLKKLPAERVGANFDHTSETGTGWLPSFGRVWNHGRRWQSRHQFRTESGEKKRR
- the CENATAC gene encoding centrosomal AT-AC splicing factor isoform X2, translating into MTLKVFSNPNGSTIPQFKIFVRAVEGQENSSVRAPIAGRVGRQPGGARRVSGQRTTVTTASETSPKPNKAPDRAGENGVCQGHSPARQVTGQLVTRQPAVQKTAGAPRPERAEPPPRRDRRRAAPSARWGGPGPAGPQPPRLRAPPRPPWPCCTARCAAARPSRAGGTCTAPGTGGGCRRRWRGCRRRWRRRGRRRRRAPCGPSSRRRTSGASGACAAAAACGGTGGAAGWRCRGPRCCGTWPGPSTGGRRCASGGSSGRRRRCGSACWCRPRSASGWSGRCSGRWPRTGSGRTSASRRWRPRSGRPSSGSGRRCGRRWRSVSRILAWLRGRGRAPHRYQGGVGDSAQHQESCSFFLNRTQLPPESELRTGPDCGARAGPQRDDCEDAEQPGPSGTHTGPDLTRMEPGQALTFIGHQEAEGKGNVHTGAKPPWLTEEEDGSRREIGPSYEEFLKQREKQKLKKLPAERVGANFDHTSETGTGWLPSFGRVWNHGRRWQSRHQFRTESGEKKRR
- the CENATAC gene encoding centrosomal AT-AC splicing factor isoform X6, producing the protein MAVLHCALCRRTSFAGRRHLYSAGHRRRLQEALARLQEEVAAARAAAAAGAVRPLEPAEDERRVWCLCCGRGVRRDGRSGGLALPGAALLRHMAGPEHRRATLRFWREQRAEAALRERVLVPAEECERLERALQRAVAAHRQREDERIQEMAAAIREAEQRQRETVRAALELPPESELRTGPDCGARAGPQSAPNKFCSRNLRQSSPAQLRQPLSSQLLCSRDDCEDAEQPGPSGTHTGPDLTRMEPGQALTFIGHQEAEGKGNVHTGAKPPWLTEEEDGSRREIGPSYEEFLKQREKQKLKKLPAERVGANFDHTSETGTGWLPSFGRVWNHGRRWQSRHQFRTESGEKKRR
- the CENATAC gene encoding centrosomal AT-AC splicing factor isoform X4; this translates as MAVLHCALCRRTSFAGRRHLYSAGHRRRLQEALARLQEEVAAARAAAAAGAVRPLEPAEDERRVWCLCCGRGVRRDGRSGGLALPGAALLRHMAGYRGGPGGGGTARGAGGADAVPQARAPAGDAALLAGAAGGGGAAGARAGAGRGVRAAGAGAAAGGGRAPAAGGRAHPGGTADRSPAPVPADQTPKPGPPASPRPPRRWRPRSGRPSSGSGRRCGRRWRSVSRILAWLRGRGRAPHRYQGGVGDSAQHQESCSFFLNRTQLPPESELRTGPDCGARAGPQRDDCEDAEQPGPSGTHTGPDLTRMEPGQALTFIGHQEAEGKGNVHTGAKPPWLTEEEDGSRREIGPSYEEFLKQREKQKLKKLPAERVGANFDHTSETGTGWLPSFGRVWNHGRRWQSRHQFRTESGEKKRR
- the CENATAC gene encoding centrosomal AT-AC splicing factor isoform X5, giving the protein MTLKVFSNPNGSTIPQFKIFVRAVEGQENSSVRAPIAGRVGRQPGGARRVSGQRTTVTTASETSPKPNKAPDRAGENGVCQGHSPARQVTGQLVTRQPAVQKTAGAPRPERAEPPPRRDRRRAAPSARWGGPGPAGPQPPRLRAPPRPPWPCCTARCAAARPSRAGGTCTAPGTGGGCRRRWRGCRRRWRRRGRRRRRAPCGPSSRRRTSGASGACAAAAACGGTGGAAGWRCRGPRCCGTWPGTGGGRAAGGPPGARVALTQSRRPEHRRATLRFWREQRAEAALRERVLVPAEECERLERALQRAVAAHRQREDERIQEVPRTGAPHRYPRIRPPSRDPRPHRALPADGGRDPGGRAAAAGDGAGGAGASPGVRAAHRT
- the CENATAC gene encoding centrosomal AT-AC splicing factor isoform X3 — translated: MTLKVFSNPNGSTIPQFKIFVRAVEGQENSSVRAPIAGRVGRQPGGARRVSGQRTTVTTASETSPKPNKAPDRAGENGVCQGHSPARQVTGQLVTRQPAVQKTAGAPRPERAEPPPRRDRRRAAPSARWGGPGPAGPQPPRLRAPPRPPWPCCTARCAAARPSRAGGTCTAPGTGGGCRRRWRGCRRRWRRRGRRRRRAPCGPSSRRRTSGASGACAAAAACGGTGGAAGWRCRGPRCCGTWPGTGGGRAAGGPPGARVALTQSRRPEHRRATLRFWREQRAEAALRERVLVPAEECERLERALQRAVAAHRQREDERIQEMAAAIREAEQRQRETVRAALELPPESELRTGPDCGARAGPQRDDCEDAEQPGPSGTHTGPDLTRMEPGQALTFIGHQEAEGKGNVHTGAKPPWLTEEEDGSRREIGPSYEEFLKQREKQKLKKLPAERVGANFDHTSETGTGWLPSFGRVWNHGRRWQSRHQFRTESGEKKRR